One part of the Canis lupus dingo isolate Sandy chromosome 14, ASM325472v2, whole genome shotgun sequence genome encodes these proteins:
- the LOC112665341 gene encoding olfactory receptor 2T33-like, with product MEKSNTTIDFILLGLFNHTRSHLFLFIVVMTIAIASLNGNALILLLILLDSRFHTPMYFLLSQLSLMDMTLVSTIVPKMAADYLSGKKSISPAGCGLQIFVSLTLGGGESFLLASMSYDRYVAVCHPLRYPVLMSWQLCLRMTVGSWFLGAADGLMQAAATLSFPFCRANEIDHFFCEAPILVRLACADTSVFENVMYICCVLMLLVPFSLILTSYSLILSSVLRMRTTEARKKAFSTCSSHLSVVGLFYGAAIFIYMRPKSYRSDNHDKVVSAFYTIFTPVLNPLIYSLRNSEVKGALKRWLRKCANVKPQYT from the coding sequence ATGGAGAAGAGCAACACAACCATAGATTTCATTCTCCTAGGACTCTTTAATCACACAAGATCCCacctttttctcttcattgtggTGATGACAATAGCCATTGCTTCCCTGAATGGAAATGCCCTCATTCTTCTCCTGATTCTCCTGGATTCCCGGTTCCACACACCTATGTACTTCTTACTAAGCCAACTCTCTCTCATGGACATGACGTTGGTCTCCACCATTGTGCCCAAAATGGCAGCTGACTACTTGAGTGGCAAGAAGTCCATATCCCCTGCTGGCTGTGGATTGCAGATCTTTGTCTCACTCACACTGGGCGGTGGAGAAAGTTTCCTCTTAGCATCCATgtcctatgaccgctatgtggctgTTTGCCACCCACTGAGATACCCTGTTCTCATGAGCTGGCAATTATGCCTGAGAATGACTGTGGGGTCTTGGTTCCTTGGGGCAGCTGATGGGCTCATGCAGGCTGCTGCCACCCTGAGTTTTCCATTTTGCAGGGCTAATGAAATTGATCATTTCTTCTGTGAGGCCCCCATACTGGTGCGTTTGGCTTGTGCTGACACGTCAGTCTTTGAAAATGTCATGTACATCTGCTGTGTGTTAATGCTTCTGGTCCCCTTTTCCCTCATCCTGACTTCCTATAGTCTCATCCTCTCATCTGTTCTTCGGATGCGTACTACAGAAGCCCGCAAGAAGGctttctccacctgctcctcACATCTCTCTGTGGTGGGACTCTTTTATGGagctgctatttttatttacatgagacCCAAATCATACAGGTCAGATAACCATGATAAAGTGGTCTCAGCCTTCTATACGATTTTCACCCCTGTGTTGAACCCCCTCATCTACAGTCTAAGGAATAGTGAAGTCAAGGGAGCCTTGAAAAGATGGTTGAGGAAATGTGCAAATGTAAAACCCCAGTACACTTAG